tcatatcattattAAATAACACACACTCTAAAAAATATCTTCTATTTTAAAAAGCCATTTAtgtcaattttattaatatactCAGCTTTACACATTTCACACTTATGAATGCTTCTCATACATGTCTATAgtttctaatatattttttgaatctaATGAAACCAGATTATCTTAGCATTTACTTTgttatttgatatctaaaaatatttacttaccTCCTTATTCATTGCCTTAATCATTTATCCTTCAACTCGCTTGCATGTAACTGGATAAAGGACTCAATTGTTTTCTTGAGACTATTGTATTTTAatgatattaaataaataaataaatatgtatatacatatcccaaaaaaaggttaaaaaattgattttaataataataataatcaggTGGCAATagtaatatatttatcaattgAGTTTGAGTTGCACATTGTAATGCCCAAAATAAGCAAGTAAGCAAATAAtatcttacttttattatttttttacccaaaaaaaaagagttgtaaAAATGAGTTGGATCATGGGTTAGCCGGGTTGGGTTGATCCAAAAAAATGGTCGAGTCATCGGTTAACACGTTTTTacttttagttaaaaaaatttgagttcagATTAGATATTTTCCGGTTCGGGTTAGACTTATTGTGTATGTAGACTTTCTCTTGTACACTACTTAAACTTCACACTACCGACTCTTCTAGGATGTTCTCGTGTCATACATTTGTGGATTATTATAACTTAATTCGTCTTTATCACTTTTTATTGGTAGAAACATTTATGTAAGTTATAGTCAGACAATAACTCCTCAAAAGAGCACGTCAATCTGTGTACCTACTTCTCTAGGATTTATGtaaactatttaaataaattataatatttgatCAAACGggacaaaaatcacaaacccctCTCTTCAGTCAGCCATCATCCCAAATAAATTCCATACCCTTTGTTTTCTGGAAAATTGTTCTATCCTGAGTCCCGACGCACAACAATAAGTAAttgacctctctctctctttctctctctctctctctctctctctctctctctctctcatatgtgggtgaaataaaaaaattattataggaaaataaaagatgCTTACAAACTTATAAGTGCACAGCACTGAAATGAGTGAATATTTAAATTGTCTCTTTATTGTTAGTGACACCTGTTTATAAATTTAATGTAGAAAAAGTTTTAGTACTTGTAATAGTACTCTTATTATATAATACTTATTACTATACATCCTTAGCATGGTAGTCACTTTACAAGTACTTGTGGGTATGTGAGAGGCAAGAGTCAGAATTCAAATCTCTAGAATAGAATTTCATATACGTACACTTAAATTATGCTAGagtaaaattcaattttagataaataaataaataaatatatatatatatatatataattgttgacGAAAATTGTTAACTtatgtttaataaaaattgtcaaatgATGTTTAACAAAAAGTGTTATATTATGTTTAAcaagaattttcaaattatgtttaacaaaaattgttatttagTAAAATTCATTAAACATAATTTCACCTATAGGCCATTTCATGTATGGGTTTTATTGATGTGAGTAATATCCATTCAAGATAATGTATCTCTTAATTACAATCTCTTGTTTCAAGTGAAGACCATTTGATTCCAACTACATTGCCTTTATacataagtttatttatttttatatttaagaggatatgtgtttttatttatttgtggttgtaccaataatttatttaggttGCTTACGTACCCTTGGTAGGAATCCAGCCAATTCGTAGTTCTTATAGTGAGGCTCTAGATTTAAAATCCTCAAATAtgattttgtctattttaaatGATAGACATTTAAGTCGAATACTTGGCATTTAATTAAGCattgatttaattttgtttttgggtgagATAATTGATTTTCATCTCAAGGATGTGTCAAGGACCCATgtttttatggaaattgaacCAAGGATTCTCTTTTTAAGAAGTTGAATGTACAAGCAAATTTCCCTTTCTTTCATTTGTCTCTTTGTAGGAATTTTAAttaagggaaagaaaactcctttgaagcaattttatttttatgaacatCTTTTAGAAATTGGGAATTGGAAAAGTTTCTCAAATCAATTTCATGGTCATCTTGTTTTGGGAATTAGAAACCCCAATTTTAGTTAAGGAAATAGGAATCCCAAAGAATTGGTCATATTGGAATTTGAAGGAATTAGAAACCCTCActctatttaaaataattttgtgagTCAAGGCCTCCACTGaagcatattattttaaattggtAGAGTTAAGAATTCCAAATTGTTTAAATGGGGGAGAGTCGAAGACTCCAATTTTTAAATTGGTAGAATCAAGGATTCtataaatataattcaaaatggtagagccaaagactctatttgtttgtttgatttgtagAGTCAAGGACTACATTGATGTAATTCATCatggtagagtcaaggactctatTAAATTAATTCATCATGGTAGAGTCAAGAACtccattaatttaattacagtAGAGTCAATGACTCCATTAATTGATAGAGTCAATGACTCTAATTGAAAAAACATTGgacaaaattttaagtgaatGTTTATTTGGTAATTCTCAAATAGGATTTGTGAGTTAGGGATTTGTACTCCAAGTTTCATATATGGAGTTAGGAACTCCCATAAAACCTATCCCTACTTgttttaccaaacaaaaattcatttttgagaaagagggagagagagaaagatttaGAAAGGAACTGGTAAAATCTCACATACAAAcctattattgaaatttttctaAGCCTCTACATGCTCCTCCTTCTCATCTTTTTGCTCTATCAGtgtgcctctcttttttttcttttttcttttttctagtgCTTGTTGTGCtttctacccttttttttttatcttcttgcttgttatgttttttctatactactatttaaggagcTTTCCCTGTTTAAGATTCTCAATTTTTATGCCCAAAAAACCCTCAAATTTACTAATTTGTAAAGCTTAAATAataaggttatatatatatatatatatatttccttaaaaagaagaacttaaaaaaatacCTAAAACTAGCCTTTGAGCACGCACGTGCTCAGaagctttttctattttttgggtaaagattaataatttgcatattataatttgggatttttactttttccaatcacaaaaaaaaaaaaaaaaaaaaaaaaaaaaaaaaaaaaaaacctaagggtgtaatgaatttttttataaaaaaaaaaaaaaaaaaaaaggacagaagaaacaaatacattgtcataaagttaaaaaaaaaaaaaaaaaaaaaaaaaaaaaaaaaaaagaatacgtGGAATGAGTTTTGTAGAGtagaggagttttaaaactaacaaaaaagtaatcttactTTATAAGGAGTTAgtgagtagaagtaggaatttaaatcaaCGTAAAAATAGAAGTTTATTAGAAGTAGGAAACTATTTCAacgtagaagtaggaatttattatttttgtcaatttactattttaacctcatttttaagttttaggtaggggtatttttgacagtaaaaaaagcaataactaactttcttttgtcaatttactattttaaccatatttttaagttgttggttaattaatttagaggtatttttgataggaaaaaaaaacaataactaattttctaaatcctcttaatatatacagatacTGAATCTAAAGTTTCATCTAaaaacctttcaaaaaaaagtttgatctAAAAAAGAACTTTAATGCGCGGTGTGATGAGGTAGTTTTATACAGGACTGTATAACTCCACGTCCTTTGCGTGGTTGGTATTTCTATCAAGTGAATTCTATTACTCCACGTGGATTCTTTCCGTCTTTGTTTCTGGTACAATGAAAGTTTCATGATCCCCCTTCCCCATATTCACGTCGTCTCTCTTTCATCCCAAGCGGCCTTAATTAACCATTTCTTACAACTACACCTAAACCCTctataaaacaaaaccaaagttACATCATATGCCAcaagcaaagagagagagagagagagagagagaatagcaGTGAAAGTGGGCTAAGTTGTGTGCAATGGAGGTTGAGAGAGTTCAAGCTATTGCTTCCTTATCTCTCACCACTGATACCATCCCAGCAGAGTTCATAAGGCCCGAGAAAGAACAGCCTGCTATCACTACATTCCGGGGACCGGTCCCGGAAATCCCAACCATTGATCTTAGTGACCCAGATCAAGAAAACCTGGTCCGTTCCATTGTTAATGCTAGCAAGGAATGGGGGATATTCCAAGTTGTCAACCATGGTGTACCCACTGATGTTATAACCAAGTTACAAGCTGTTGGGAAAGAGTTCTTTGAACTCCCACCAGAAGAGAAAGAAGTATATGCTAAGATCCCTGGCTCTCAGAGCATAGAAGGCTATGGAACCCAACTCCAGAAAGATATTGATGGAAAAAAACCTTGGGTGGATCATCTTTTCCATAAGATCTGGCCTCCTTCCACCATCAACTACCGGTTCTGGCCCAAGAACCCACCTTCTTACAGGTTTTTTTCTTGCATTCATCTCTTAACTTTGAAATACATAATGAATTCTAAATCTGAAGCATCACTATCAATTGACTTAAAGGGATCTTTGGCTGCattcatatcttttattttataatgaagCCTAAAAGCACACATTTAGCAAGTTGGGGGTTGTTTTTATTTGGACCATTTATATTTGATTCCATTTTCTTAGCGGCTCAAATTactaataaaatcaaatatgaaatgttaaaataaaaatgtaaacaaccacaaataaaaacaaccaCAAATTTTAAGATCCGACAACATTTTtactacttttatatataatgaatttCAAACTGTAAAAagtcatcatatatataaatacaactCTAGATTAATCCTATCCTGattgtgaaaaattaaattttgggaAGTATTAAATTTGACtcatttttgtctttgttgcttgtgtttaattatttatttggtgcAGAGATGCGAATGAAGTGTATGCAAAATATATACGTGAAGTGGCAGATAAGTTGTTCACAAGTCTCTCGTTAGGGTTAGGGGTTGAAGGTCATGCACTAAAAGAAGGAGCGGGTGGAGAGGACATAGTTTATATgctgaaaataaattattaccCTCCATGTCCTCGACCTGACCTAGCACTTGGAGTAGTGGCCCACACTGATTTTTGCTCCCTCACCATTCTTGTGCCTAATGAAGTTCCTGGACTCCAAGTTCTCAAAGATGACCATTGGATCGATGCAAAGTACATACCTAATGCCTTGATTGTTCACATCGGTGACCAGATtgaggtctctctctctcaattatttttaaaagtagtGATTATTACACCTAATGGCCGTTTGGGATGCACTTATAAGCTTTGattattgctttttattttttctattatttgctAGTCCCAAATGAGCcatctatttattttctttaacttttgtttattttttttattatttacagGTCTCACGTAAATCacatacttatttttatttaactttatttgttatttccagtaaaaaaattttaacaaaaaactaaataaattgtttccaaATAAACACTAACTAGTCTATATTGTGAGCCATCTACATATGTCTTAAGAGTATATGTTAGTAActcattttaggaaaattttcaatttccaataaaaattttcttaaaataaattgggACATACATTAATCGACCCCTTTTAAATATAATGTGCTGGATGTAATATGTAATAAggttttttctaattttaattggatgcagtttaacaagttttattgtTGTGTACATACCTGACCCCACTAAAGTACATGTCTTAAATAGGGAATACGACGTGACTACACCTTTTAAGTGGGGGTCCGTTGGATTCCTT
The Quercus lobata isolate SW786 chromosome 10, ValleyOak3.0 Primary Assembly, whole genome shotgun sequence DNA segment above includes these coding regions:
- the LOC115963835 gene encoding flavonol synthase/flavanone 3-hydroxylase-like; the protein is MEVERVQAIASLSLTTDTIPAEFIRPEKEQPAITTFRGPVPEIPTIDLSDPDQENLVRSIVNASKEWGIFQVVNHGVPTDVITKLQAVGKEFFELPPEEKEVYAKIPGSQSIEGYGTQLQKDIDGKKPWVDHLFHKIWPPSTINYRFWPKNPPSYRDANEVYAKYIREVADKLFTSLSLGLGVEGHALKEGAGGEDIVYMLKINYYPPCPRPDLALGVVAHTDFCSLTILVPNEVPGLQVLKDDHWIDAKYIPNALIVHIGDQIEILSNGVYRSVLHRSTVDKGKARMSWPVFLEPPGEFVVGPLPQLVNEENPPKYKAKKFKDYAYCKLNKLPQ